One window of Chryseobacterium indologenes genomic DNA carries:
- a CDS encoding DEAD/DEAH box helicase: protein MSFESLGLSHNIIRSVNKLGYLKPFPIQEQAVPVILQGKDLMGIAQTGSGKTACFVMPILEKLQNSEVKKDRNVQVLILVPTRELAIQIDEVFRAFTENLKREIRTMAVYGGVSINPQMKGMFGVEVLIATPGRLLDLIDHNALSISGIQHLVIDEADKMFQLGFGEEMNKLFAMMPVVKQTTLFSATLNDKVSEMKERLSINPTIIEIKKEEVEIDNIEQLAYHVSPENKGPFLRYLIKEKKVEKALIFVSSTRSADNLVEKLKKNKIKAVAIHSQKSQGARRNNLEEFKVNGAQILVATDLIGRGIHIESLPCVINYELPRSPLDYIHRIGRTGRANEKGTAISILTDDELQHFRVIQKKMGKKVTLQRTEGIDLHGY, encoded by the coding sequence ATGTCATTTGAATCGTTAGGATTATCACACAATATTATTCGTTCTGTAAACAAACTGGGCTATTTGAAACCATTTCCAATACAGGAGCAGGCGGTTCCTGTTATTCTGCAGGGAAAAGACCTGATGGGAATTGCACAGACAGGTTCCGGAAAAACGGCTTGTTTTGTCATGCCGATTTTAGAAAAATTACAGAATTCGGAAGTTAAAAAAGACCGTAATGTTCAGGTTTTAATATTGGTTCCTACCCGTGAATTGGCTATTCAGATCGATGAAGTTTTCAGAGCTTTTACAGAAAATCTGAAGCGGGAAATTCGTACAATGGCTGTTTATGGAGGTGTGTCTATCAATCCGCAGATGAAGGGGATGTTTGGAGTAGAAGTCCTTATTGCCACTCCCGGACGTTTATTAGACTTAATTGATCATAATGCTTTGAGTATTTCAGGAATCCAGCATTTGGTGATTGATGAAGCGGATAAAATGTTTCAGCTGGGCTTTGGTGAAGAAATGAATAAACTTTTCGCAATGATGCCTGTGGTAAAACAAACGACTTTGTTTTCAGCGACTTTGAATGATAAGGTTTCTGAAATGAAAGAACGCCTGTCTATCAATCCCACTATTATCGAAATTAAAAAAGAAGAAGTTGAAATTGATAATATCGAACAGCTGGCATATCATGTTTCTCCGGAAAACAAAGGTCCATTTCTGCGTTATTTAATTAAAGAGAAAAAAGTGGAAAAGGCTTTGATCTTTGTTTCATCTACAAGGTCTGCAGACAATCTGGTGGAAAAGCTTAAAAAGAATAAAATTAAAGCGGTGGCTATCCACAGTCAGAAATCGCAGGGCGCTCGCAGAAATAACCTGGAAGAGTTCAAAGTAAACGGAGCTCAGATTTTGGTAGCCACAGACCTTATTGGCCGTGGAATTCACATTGAGTCATTACCATGTGTCATCAATTACGAATTACCACGTTCTCCTTTAGATTACATTCACCGTATCGGAAGAACGGGGCGTGCCAATGAAAAAGGAACAGCAATCAGTATTCTGACAGATGATGAATTGCAGCATTTCAGAGTAATCCAGAAGAAAATGGGGAAAAAAGTAACCCTGCAAAGAACAGAAGGTATAGATCTGCATGGTTATTAA
- a CDS encoding DMT family transporter, producing the protein MITKQISKDENISGWINGFIGVVLFSGGLPATKLAVMEMSPTFVTIVRAAVAGILALIVLWLGKEKRPVKEQLTPLLLVSLGCVVGFPLLSALALQYLTSAHSIVFLGMLPLATAVFGVMRGGERPHPVFWLFSIVGSLLVIGYAISQGISASPIGDILMLLAVILCGMGYAEGAKLSKTLGGWQVISWALVLALPIMIPLFFIYFPDDIQNVSFQGWFGMAYISLFSMFIGFIFWYKGLAQGGIATVGQLQLLQPFFGLALAAWLLHEQVSMGMLGVTVGVILCVAGTKKFAK; encoded by the coding sequence ATGATAACAAAACAGATATCAAAAGATGAAAATATAAGCGGATGGATCAACGGCTTTATAGGAGTTGTATTATTTAGCGGTGGTTTACCTGCTACCAAATTAGCGGTAATGGAGATGAGTCCTACCTTTGTAACGATTGTTCGTGCAGCTGTGGCGGGAATATTAGCTCTTATTGTATTGTGGCTGGGTAAAGAAAAGCGTCCCGTTAAAGAGCAGTTAACTCCTTTGCTCTTGGTTTCCCTTGGTTGTGTGGTAGGCTTTCCTCTTTTGTCGGCATTGGCTCTTCAATACCTTACTTCGGCCCATTCTATTGTATTTCTGGGAATGCTTCCGTTGGCAACTGCTGTATTTGGAGTCATGCGTGGTGGTGAAAGGCCTCATCCTGTATTTTGGCTTTTCTCTATTGTTGGAAGTCTTTTAGTGATCGGCTATGCTATTTCTCAAGGGATATCAGCATCTCCCATTGGCGATATTCTGATGCTGCTTGCCGTTATTTTATGCGGTATGGGCTATGCTGAAGGTGCCAAACTATCCAAAACACTAGGGGGCTGGCAGGTGATTTCCTGGGCATTGGTACTGGCACTTCCTATTATGATTCCTTTATTTTTTATTTATTTTCCTGATGATATTCAAAATGTGAGTTTTCAGGGATGGTTTGGAATGGCTTACATTTCCCTTTTCAGTATGTTCATTGGTTTTATATTCTGGTATAAGGGATTGGCGCAGGGTGGTATTGCTACGGTTGGGCAACTGCAGCTCCTTCAGCCTTTCTTTGGATTGGCATTGGCTGCCTGGCTTCTTCATGAGCAGGTGAGCATGGGAATGCTGGGGGTAACGGTAGGAGTAATCTTATGTGTTGCTGGAACTAAAAAATTTGCAAAATAA
- a CDS encoding ferritin-like domain-containing protein, producing MPNKILETNSSVSATPKGAADKTTINKDEMKNAPLHKFFVSALKDIYYAENAILDALEKMQEAATTEELKDAFEDHHLQTQKHVKRLEKVFKLIDEKPEKKECKAIKGIIEEGEEVIKSTEDGSATRDAALIIAAQKVEHYEIATFGGLAQLAITMGHDKAADLLERTLQEEEETDSHLTDIAETSINFDAEQED from the coding sequence ATGCCAAATAAAATATTAGAAACCAACAGTTCAGTTTCTGCCACCCCAAAAGGAGCTGCAGATAAGACGACTATCAACAAGGATGAAATGAAAAATGCACCCCTTCACAAATTCTTTGTAAGTGCCCTGAAAGATATTTATTATGCTGAAAATGCTATTCTTGATGCGTTGGAAAAAATGCAGGAAGCTGCAACCACCGAAGAATTGAAAGATGCCTTTGAAGATCATCATCTTCAAACCCAAAAGCATGTAAAACGTCTGGAAAAGGTTTTCAAACTTATTGACGAAAAGCCCGAAAAAAAAGAATGTAAGGCTATAAAAGGAATCATTGAAGAAGGTGAGGAAGTCATCAAATCTACTGAAGATGGCTCTGCAACAAGAGATGCTGCATTGATTATTGCTGCACAAAAAGTGGAACATTACGAAATAGCAACCTTTGGCGGACTTGCACAGCTTGCAATTACGATGGGACATGATAAAGCGGCAGACCTTCTTGAAAGAACGCTTCAGGAAGAAGAAGAAACCGATTCGCATCTTACAGATATTGCAGAAACATCCATCAATTTTGATGCAGAGCAGGAAGATTAA
- a CDS encoding PLP-dependent aminotransferase family protein gives MNKEFLYTEIADGIAGQIRNGILKAGDKLPSVRMLCQEHRVSMNTAKRVFLELESQSLVESKPQSGYFVSQLLSAKLPLPEVSRPSLIANNDEPDELISKVYENMGKKDITFFSIGIPSGDLLPQAKLKKEIVNAIRELKDGGTEYEELQGNLKLRRMIAIRSLQWGGNLSENDLITTNGGMNALSFCLMALGKPGDTIAIESPCYPGILQLANGLGLKVLELPTHPTMGIEIEALKKVIPKIDICLLIPNFNSPLGSCMPDENKKEIVKILSENNIPLIEDDVYGDLYFGSTRPKCCKSFDKDGNVLYCSSISKTLAPGYRVGWIAPGRYKDKIMKLKLLHSTSSISIVNEAVANFLKSGKYEKHLQQLRRTLQSNYQNYVQTIAESFPEGTKTSRPQGGLSLWVEFDRKIRTTELYDLAIKQNISIAPGRMFTFQDQFENCMRLCIGLPWSEDTQAKLRQVGQLTKKIYLK, from the coding sequence ATGAACAAAGAATTTTTATATACAGAAATTGCAGACGGTATTGCAGGCCAGATCAGAAACGGTATTTTAAAGGCCGGAGACAAGCTTCCTTCGGTAAGAATGCTATGCCAGGAACATCGGGTAAGTATGAATACAGCCAAGCGTGTCTTCCTGGAACTGGAATCCCAGTCTTTGGTAGAATCCAAGCCACAATCCGGTTATTTTGTAAGTCAGTTATTATCCGCAAAACTTCCTTTGCCGGAAGTGAGCCGTCCGTCATTGATCGCCAATAATGATGAACCGGATGAACTGATTAGCAAGGTATATGAAAATATGGGCAAGAAGGATATTACTTTTTTCTCTATCGGCATTCCGTCCGGAGATCTTCTTCCCCAGGCAAAACTCAAAAAAGAAATCGTAAATGCCATCAGAGAATTAAAAGATGGCGGCACAGAATATGAGGAGCTTCAGGGAAATCTGAAGCTAAGAAGAATGATTGCCATACGTTCTCTGCAATGGGGAGGAAATCTGAGCGAAAACGACCTGATTACAACGAATGGCGGAATGAATGCTCTATCATTCTGCTTAATGGCCTTAGGAAAACCAGGTGATACAATTGCTATTGAAAGCCCTTGCTATCCGGGAATTTTACAGCTGGCCAACGGATTGGGTTTAAAAGTACTGGAACTTCCTACGCATCCAACTATGGGAATAGAAATTGAAGCTTTAAAAAAAGTAATACCCAAAATAGACATCTGCCTGCTCATTCCCAACTTCAACTCACCCTTGGGAAGCTGTATGCCTGATGAAAATAAAAAGGAAATTGTAAAAATACTTTCTGAAAACAACATTCCGCTGATTGAAGATGACGTCTACGGAGATCTTTATTTCGGCTCTACCCGTCCGAAATGCTGTAAATCTTTTGATAAAGACGGGAATGTGCTGTATTGTAGTTCTATTTCAAAAACGTTGGCTCCGGGATACCGTGTAGGTTGGATTGCCCCGGGAAGGTATAAAGATAAAATCATGAAGCTTAAACTGCTGCATTCCACATCCTCTATTTCAATTGTGAATGAAGCTGTGGCCAATTTTCTGAAATCCGGCAAGTATGAAAAACATCTTCAGCAGCTTCGCAGAACATTGCAGAGCAATTATCAGAACTATGTTCAGACCATTGCAGAATCTTTCCCGGAAGGCACTAAGACCAGCCGTCCACAGGGAGGATTGTCTTTATGGGTAGAATTTGACAGGAAGATACGGACCACAGAGCTATACGATCTGGCCATCAAGCAAAACATAAGTATTGCTCCCGGAAGAATGTTCACTTTTCAGGACCAGTTTGAAAACTGTATGAGACTCTGTATAGGACTTCCCTGGTCAGAAGATACACAGGCAAAGCTCAGACAGGTTGGACAGCTTACCAAAAAGATTTATTTGAAGTAA
- a CDS encoding Crp/Fnr family transcriptional regulator encodes MKNINDYLAKVLNVPLQNVNTCSLHYEVKKIPKNQFLLQYGEICRHIFFVEKGLLKMYSIDKNGKEHIIQFAPESWLISDRSSLYFNEKSIYYIEAVEDSEILFLHPDFFNKLVEQFPNSIERSDFLLQKHIRSLQNRINSLLGETAEERYMKFIKMYPDLLLRVPQWMIASYLGITPESLSRVRKELARKNFVPDNK; translated from the coding sequence ATGAAGAATATAAATGATTATTTAGCCAAAGTTTTAAATGTTCCCCTCCAAAATGTGAACACCTGCAGCCTGCACTATGAAGTAAAGAAAATTCCTAAAAATCAGTTTCTTCTTCAGTACGGCGAAATATGCCGCCATATATTCTTTGTAGAAAAAGGGCTGTTGAAGATGTATTCCATTGATAAAAACGGGAAAGAACATATTATACAGTTTGCCCCTGAAAGCTGGCTGATTTCCGACCGGAGCAGTCTTTATTTCAATGAAAAATCCATTTATTATATAGAAGCGGTTGAAGATTCAGAAATTCTGTTTCTGCATCCGGATTTCTTTAATAAATTGGTGGAACAGTTTCCGAACAGTATTGAAAGAAGTGATTTCCTGCTTCAGAAACACATCAGAAGCCTTCAAAACAGAATCAACTCTTTGCTTGGTGAGACTGCAGAAGAAAGATATATGAAATTCATTAAAATGTATCCGGATTTACTGCTTAGAGTTCCGCAATGGATGATTGCTTCTTACCTTGGAATCACTCCTGAGAGTCTTAGCCGTGTGAGAAAAGAACTGGCAAGAAAAAATTTCGTCCCGGATAATAAATAA
- a CDS encoding pseudouridine synthase, translating to MSRDNNNSDRSKRPRISTKKSSDDSRASRSGNSSGSKPFKKPFSKDGGRTAPEHRGTNSKFDKKPFKRNADSSEGSNEDMGSKSERKPYITNKSESFERKSFGKPKRGGKSFDTRDKYERGSLKYGRRPSNGDERDDRAKSFVQKRRLNKIDKDVHKDTIRLNKYIANSGICSRREADDLITQGLVEVNGKVVNEMGYQVQKTDRVVFDGQNITPEKPVYVLLNKPKGYISTTKDDKARKTVMDLVANASPYRVFPVGRLDRSTTGVILLTNDGHMTKKLTHPSFDAKKIYHVTLDKKLSGEDLRLIAEGIRLDEGVAVVDQISYIEGKPKNEIGIEIHIGWNRVIRRIFQRLGYEVEALDRVMFAGLTKKNIKRGHWRILTELEVNNLKML from the coding sequence ATGAGCAGAGATAATAATAATTCAGACAGATCAAAGAGACCAAGAATTTCAACCAAGAAAAGTTCTGATGATTCTCGTGCTTCCAGATCTGGAAATTCTTCAGGATCAAAACCTTTTAAAAAACCTTTTTCTAAAGACGGAGGCAGAACAGCTCCGGAACATAGAGGGACTAACTCAAAATTCGATAAAAAACCTTTCAAGAGAAATGCAGACAGTTCTGAAGGTTCCAACGAAGATATGGGTTCAAAATCTGAAAGAAAACCATATATCACGAATAAAAGTGAGAGTTTTGAGAGAAAATCTTTCGGAAAACCAAAAAGAGGAGGAAAAAGCTTTGATACAAGAGATAAGTATGAAAGAGGTAGTCTGAAATATGGCAGAAGACCCTCTAATGGAGATGAAAGAGATGACAGAGCAAAATCTTTTGTACAAAAAAGAAGGTTAAACAAAATTGACAAAGATGTTCATAAAGACACTATCCGTCTCAATAAGTATATTGCCAATTCAGGGATTTGCAGCAGAAGAGAAGCGGATGATCTTATTACCCAGGGATTGGTAGAGGTAAACGGAAAAGTAGTTAACGAAATGGGCTATCAGGTACAGAAAACAGACAGAGTCGTTTTTGACGGACAGAATATTACTCCTGAAAAACCGGTGTATGTACTTTTGAATAAGCCAAAAGGTTATATTTCTACAACGAAAGATGACAAAGCGAGAAAAACAGTAATGGATCTTGTAGCTAATGCTTCTCCTTACAGAGTTTTCCCGGTTGGAAGATTAGACCGTTCTACAACGGGGGTTATTTTATTGACCAATGACGGACACATGACCAAGAAATTGACGCATCCATCTTTTGATGCTAAAAAGATTTATCATGTAACGTTGGATAAAAAGCTTTCGGGTGAAGATCTACGTCTTATCGCAGAAGGAATCCGTTTAGATGAAGGAGTAGCCGTTGTTGACCAGATTTCGTACATTGAAGGAAAGCCTAAAAATGAGATCGGAATTGAGATTCATATCGGATGGAACCGTGTTATCAGAAGAATATTCCAAAGATTAGGATACGAAGTGGAAGCTTTGGACAGAGTAATGTTTGCAGGATTAACGAAGAAGAATATCAAAAGAGGACACTGGAGAATCCTTACAGAACTGGAAGTAAACAACCTTAAAATGCTTTAA
- the ytxJ gene encoding bacillithiol system redox-active protein YtxJ, which translates to MSFFDKIFGGKNETPDQKTFWKKIESEEDLTKAIEDSFQNRIAIFKHSTSCFISRTVLKNFEKEVENSDQLVNVYYLDLLAHRPVSNKIAADFEIRHESPQLIVIENGKPINNASHQDISLSQIVS; encoded by the coding sequence ATGAGTTTTTTTGATAAAATATTCGGTGGAAAAAACGAAACCCCTGACCAAAAAACATTCTGGAAAAAAATAGAGTCTGAAGAAGACCTTACAAAAGCTATAGAAGACTCTTTTCAGAATAGGATTGCTATATTTAAACATTCTACAAGCTGTTTTATCAGCAGAACTGTACTGAAAAACTTTGAAAAAGAAGTTGAAAATTCAGATCAGCTGGTCAATGTATACTACCTTGATCTGTTGGCCCACAGACCTGTTTCCAATAAAATAGCCGCAGATTTTGAAATAAGACATGAAAGTCCACAGCTGATTGTAATAGAGAACGGAAAGCCTATAAACAATGCTTCACACCAGGATATCTCTTTAAGCCAGATTGTATCATGA
- a CDS encoding Crp/Fnr family transcriptional regulator has product MVIDENILISAGAETRHYSPSETIFFEGDIPNYYYQIIKGEVKLNNYNEEGKEFIQNILSDGESCGESILFVDKPYPMNAEVITECTVLRLHKSIFLDLLNQNPELCMEVSSFLSQRLYYKFIMMQNLSSQNPSIRLRGLMDYLKSFQKDITPYSFLIPLTRQQMASLTGLCVETAIRTIKHMERDKILRIENRKILY; this is encoded by the coding sequence ATGGTAATCGACGAAAATATTTTGATTTCAGCGGGAGCAGAAACGAGACACTATAGCCCTTCAGAAACAATATTCTTTGAAGGAGATATCCCCAACTATTATTACCAGATTATTAAAGGAGAAGTGAAACTTAATAATTATAATGAGGAAGGGAAAGAATTTATCCAAAATATTTTATCCGACGGCGAAAGCTGTGGTGAATCTATACTTTTCGTAGATAAGCCTTATCCTATGAATGCCGAAGTCATTACAGAATGTACTGTTTTAAGACTTCATAAATCCATCTTTCTTGATCTGCTGAACCAGAATCCGGAATTATGCATGGAAGTTAGCAGTTTTCTTTCTCAGCGTCTTTACTATAAATTTATCATGATGCAGAATCTCTCATCTCAAAATCCGTCTATACGGCTTCGGGGATTGATGGATTATCTTAAGAGTTTTCAAAAGGATATAACTCCTTATTCTTTTTTGATCCCTTTAACGAGGCAGCAGATGGCAAGTCTTACCGGTCTTTGTGTGGAAACCGCTATAAGGACCATCAAACATATGGAAAGGGATAAGATCCTAAGAATTGAAAATCGCAAAATCTTATATTAG
- a CDS encoding DUF1569 domain-containing protein: MNVCQMLKHCDLVLQVALKKVQLPRINVVYKSIGILTKAEMYVFNNGIPRNMPTFQKLIVNFECDFDESKANLLKTLEEFREACEKNSLPDHHSLFGKMTEKDWTFLEYKHLDHHLKQFNV, from the coding sequence ATGAACGTATGTCAAATGCTAAAGCATTGTGATCTGGTTCTTCAGGTAGCCTTGAAAAAAGTGCAACTTCCCCGTATCAATGTAGTGTATAAGAGCATAGGGATACTCACGAAAGCAGAAATGTATGTCTTCAATAATGGAATTCCCAGAAACATGCCTACTTTTCAAAAACTAATCGTTAATTTTGAGTGTGATTTTGATGAATCAAAAGCCAATCTTCTGAAAACGCTGGAGGAATTCCGGGAAGCTTGTGAAAAAAACAGCCTGCCGGATCATCACAGCTTATTCGGTAAAATGACTGAAAAAGACTGGACATTTTTAGAATACAAACATCTTGATCACCATCTAAAACAATTTAATGTATGA
- a CDS encoding YfiT family bacillithiol transferase yields the protein MSDLENKKFPIGPFEVPENICDTTLDTYIKVIKDFPGRLKNLIEHFTDDQLDTPYREGGWTVRQLVNHLSDSHMNSFIRFKLALTEDNPTIKPYDEAKWAELQDSFHMPVKPAMRMLKGTHQRWVVLLKSLTNKQFERTFHHPEHNRDYNLRDSLALYVWHCNHHFAHIENLKKEKGW from the coding sequence ATGAGTGATTTAGAAAATAAAAAGTTTCCAATAGGTCCGTTTGAAGTTCCGGAAAACATCTGCGATACCACATTGGATACTTACATCAAAGTGATCAAAGACTTTCCCGGCAGGCTAAAAAATCTCATTGAACATTTTACGGACGATCAATTGGACACTCCTTACAGGGAAGGAGGCTGGACTGTGAGGCAGCTTGTCAACCATCTTTCTGACAGTCATATGAATAGTTTTATACGTTTTAAGCTGGCTCTTACTGAAGATAATCCTACCATAAAACCTTATGATGAAGCCAAGTGGGCAGAGCTTCAGGACAGTTTCCATATGCCTGTAAAACCGGCTATGAGAATGCTGAAAGGAACACACCAAAGATGGGTTGTACTCCTTAAAAGCCTTACGAATAAACAGTTTGAAAGAACTTTTCATCATCCGGAGCATAACAGAGATTATAATCTGAGAGACAGCCTTGCTTTATATGTCTGGCACTGTAATCATCATTTTGCCCATATTGAAAATCTGAAGAAAGAAAAAGGTTGGTAA
- the pncA gene encoding bifunctional nicotinamidase/pyrazinamidase has translation MKKALIIVDVQNDFCEGGALAVPGSNEIIPYINLLMEENAYDQVVLTQDWHPAGHKSFASSNGRQVGESIILNGVPQFMWPDHCVQGTFGAEFHKDLNRDKVTHIVQKGKNIEIDSYSGFQDNNHFMKTGLDDFLKYHDIQLVEIVGLALDYCVKFTAQDAVANGYVTCLHFNGTRAVNVKPDNARDAIYEMIEKGVTVLG, from the coding sequence ATGAAAAAAGCGTTAATAATAGTCGATGTACAGAATGATTTTTGTGAAGGCGGAGCACTAGCAGTCCCTGGATCCAACGAAATTATCCCGTATATCAATCTTCTGATGGAGGAAAATGCATATGATCAGGTGGTTCTTACACAGGACTGGCATCCTGCAGGCCACAAAAGTTTTGCAAGCAGTAATGGCAGACAGGTAGGAGAAAGTATTATTTTAAATGGTGTTCCACAGTTTATGTGGCCGGATCACTGTGTTCAGGGAACTTTCGGGGCAGAATTCCATAAAGATCTGAACAGAGACAAAGTAACCCACATTGTACAAAAAGGTAAAAATATTGAGATAGACAGCTACAGCGGTTTCCAGGATAATAATCATTTTATGAAAACCGGACTGGATGATTTCTTAAAATATCATGATATCCAATTGGTAGAAATCGTTGGATTGGCATTAGACTATTGTGTGAAATTCACTGCTCAGGATGCTGTAGCCAACGGATATGTAACATGCCTTCATTTCAACGGAACACGTGCTGTAAACGTAAAACCAGACAACGCCAGAGATGCCATCTACGAGATGATTGAAAAAGGAGTGACAGTTTTGGGATAA